The following coding sequences are from one Biomphalaria glabrata chromosome 8, xgBioGlab47.1, whole genome shotgun sequence window:
- the LOC106050277 gene encoding acetylcholine receptor subunit alpha-like isoform X1, translating into MYGVVVESHDFNVHPLLQDQSKLFLTQMKTIYLMAAWLAVSLMKHEVEGQSYNSTVDIMKDLIENGNYHTEVRPLKDQSKVMRVFVDVELVSIVGIDDVAQSFTINGFVIFNWLDEILVWDPKDYGNQTLIHPVPEKIWRPRVFLLNTLGDRDLFKDDVAPAMVTNSGYAGWVPGSLIPASCELHLEDYPFDQQTCTINFVSMSHSTLELVFVANSPKILLDFFIKHGEWELKDTNLTIKELVAAGWKGSTIESRVLDCCPLQLKFELKRRPTFLLINIVLPVVFLSFLNILVFIIPADSGEKISYGITVLLALSVFLSIVGSLLPRSGEATPKLTIYLFLLLIISMLTVIDSIIIVYLAHKDEQETMHRRAKENFQSAFSKTQTLTKTVSVMRNNKVHADLDKRQDRIMMLTDALKPRSPSFVNAHEDVHDAKENKGVNKYRLIGKHIDCVSLIVFLILWLLVTLSFLFDMAF; encoded by the exons AACCCAAATGAAGACAATCTATTTGATGGCTGCTTGGTTAGCAGTCAGTTTAATGAAGCATGAAGTTGAAGGTCAGAGTTACAACAGTACTGTGGACATCATGAAGGACCTGATAGAGAACGGAAACTACCACACAGAGGTGCGTCCACTCAAGGACCAGTCAAAGGTCATGCGTGTGTTCGTAGACGTTGAACTGGTCTCCATTGTGGGTATCGATGACGTGGCTCAGAGCTTCACAATCAATGGCTTTGTGATCTTCAATTGGCTGGACGAG ATTTTAGTTTGGGATCCTAAGGATTACGGCAACCAGACATTGATACATCCAGTACCAGAAAAAATTTGGAGACCACGGGTATTTTTGTTGAATACACTTGGAGACAGGGATCTATTTAAAGATGATGTAGC TCCAGCGATGGTGACTAATAGCGGATATGCTGGCTGGGTGCCTGGCAGCTTAATCCCAGCATCGTGTGAACTACATTTAGAAGATTACCCTTTTGATCAGCAGACGTGTACCATCAAT TTCGTGTCAATGAGTCACAGTACGTTAGAACTTGTTTTTGTTGCCAACTCTCCGAAGATACTTCTGGATTTCTTCATAAAACATGGCGAATGGGAGTTAAAAGATACAAACTTAACCATCAAAGAACTCGTGGCTGCCGGCTGGAAAGGTTCTACAATAGAG TCTAGAGTGCTTGACTGTTGTCCTCTCCAGTTGAAGTTTGAACTCAAGCGACGCCCAACTTTCCTTCTCATCAACATCGTCTTACCAGTTGTCTTTTTATCTTTCCTCAACATTCTGGTCTTCATCATCCCGGCGGACTCAGGGGAGAAGATCAGCTACG GTATCACAGTACTTTTGGCTCTGTCTGTGTTTCTTAGCATTGTGGGCAGTTTGCTGCCCAGGTCAGGGGAAGCGACTCCAAAGCTGACCATCTACCTCTTCTTGCTTCTTATTATCTCCATGCTGACGGTTATTGACAGTATTATCATTGTCTACCTGGCACACAAAGATGAG caAGAAACGATGCACCGAAGAGCCAAAGAAAATTTCCAGAGCGCCTTCTCCAAGACCCAGACATTGACTAAAACAGTCTCCGTCATGAGGAACAACAAGGTCCACGCTGACCTCGACAAGCGTCAGGATCGTATAATGATGCTGACTGATGCCCTGAAACCGAGAAGTCCGTCTTTCGTTAATGCTCATGAAGATGTGCACGACGCTAAGGAGAACAAGGGAGTCAACAAGTACAGACTTATAGGGAAACACATTGACTGTGTGTCTTTGATCGTGTTTCTCATTTTGTGGCTCTTAGTGACATTGTCATTTCTGTTCGATATGGCATTTTAA
- the LOC106050277 gene encoding acetylcholine receptor subunit alpha-like isoform X2 — protein sequence MYGVVVESHDFNVHPLLQDQSKLFLTQMKTIYLMAAWLAVSLMKHEVEGQSYNSTVDIMKDLIENGNYHTEVRPLKDQSKVMRVFVDVELVSIVGIDDVAQSFTINGFVIFNWLDEILVWDPKDYGNQTLIHPVPEKIWRPRVFLLNTLGDRDLFKDDVAPAMVTNSGYAGWVPGSLIPASCELHLEDYPFDQQTCTINFVSMSHSTLELVFVANSPKILLDFFIKHGEWELKDTNLTIKELVAAGWKGSTIELKFELKRRPTFLLINIVLPVVFLSFLNILVFIIPADSGEKISYGITVLLALSVFLSIVGSLLPRSGEATPKLTIYLFLLLIISMLTVIDSIIIVYLAHKDEQETMHRRAKENFQSAFSKTQTLTKTVSVMRNNKVHADLDKRQDRIMMLTDALKPRSPSFVNAHEDVHDAKENKGVNKYRLIGKHIDCVSLIVFLILWLLVTLSFLFDMAF from the exons AACCCAAATGAAGACAATCTATTTGATGGCTGCTTGGTTAGCAGTCAGTTTAATGAAGCATGAAGTTGAAGGTCAGAGTTACAACAGTACTGTGGACATCATGAAGGACCTGATAGAGAACGGAAACTACCACACAGAGGTGCGTCCACTCAAGGACCAGTCAAAGGTCATGCGTGTGTTCGTAGACGTTGAACTGGTCTCCATTGTGGGTATCGATGACGTGGCTCAGAGCTTCACAATCAATGGCTTTGTGATCTTCAATTGGCTGGACGAG ATTTTAGTTTGGGATCCTAAGGATTACGGCAACCAGACATTGATACATCCAGTACCAGAAAAAATTTGGAGACCACGGGTATTTTTGTTGAATACACTTGGAGACAGGGATCTATTTAAAGATGATGTAGC TCCAGCGATGGTGACTAATAGCGGATATGCTGGCTGGGTGCCTGGCAGCTTAATCCCAGCATCGTGTGAACTACATTTAGAAGATTACCCTTTTGATCAGCAGACGTGTACCATCAAT TTCGTGTCAATGAGTCACAGTACGTTAGAACTTGTTTTTGTTGCCAACTCTCCGAAGATACTTCTGGATTTCTTCATAAAACATGGCGAATGGGAGTTAAAAGATACAAACTTAACCATCAAAGAACTCGTGGCTGCCGGCTGGAAAGGTTCTACAATAGAG TTGAAGTTTGAACTCAAGCGACGCCCAACTTTCCTTCTCATCAACATCGTCTTACCAGTTGTCTTTTTATCTTTCCTCAACATTCTGGTCTTCATCATCCCGGCGGACTCAGGGGAGAAGATCAGCTACG GTATCACAGTACTTTTGGCTCTGTCTGTGTTTCTTAGCATTGTGGGCAGTTTGCTGCCCAGGTCAGGGGAAGCGACTCCAAAGCTGACCATCTACCTCTTCTTGCTTCTTATTATCTCCATGCTGACGGTTATTGACAGTATTATCATTGTCTACCTGGCACACAAAGATGAG caAGAAACGATGCACCGAAGAGCCAAAGAAAATTTCCAGAGCGCCTTCTCCAAGACCCAGACATTGACTAAAACAGTCTCCGTCATGAGGAACAACAAGGTCCACGCTGACCTCGACAAGCGTCAGGATCGTATAATGATGCTGACTGATGCCCTGAAACCGAGAAGTCCGTCTTTCGTTAATGCTCATGAAGATGTGCACGACGCTAAGGAGAACAAGGGAGTCAACAAGTACAGACTTATAGGGAAACACATTGACTGTGTGTCTTTGATCGTGTTTCTCATTTTGTGGCTCTTAGTGACATTGTCATTTCTGTTCGATATGGCATTTTAA
- the LOC106050277 gene encoding acetylcholine receptor subunit alpha-like isoform X3: MKTIYLMAAWLAVSLMKHEVEGQSYNSTVDIMKDLIENGNYHTEVRPLKDQSKVMRVFVDVELVSIVGIDDVAQSFTINGFVIFNWLDEILVWDPKDYGNQTLIHPVPEKIWRPRVFLLNTLGDRDLFKDDVAPAMVTNSGYAGWVPGSLIPASCELHLEDYPFDQQTCTINFVSMSHSTLELVFVANSPKILLDFFIKHGEWELKDTNLTIKELVAAGWKGSTIESRVLDCCPLQLKFELKRRPTFLLINIVLPVVFLSFLNILVFIIPADSGEKISYGITVLLALSVFLSIVGSLLPRSGEATPKLTIYLFLLLIISMLTVIDSIIIVYLAHKDEQETMHRRAKENFQSAFSKTQTLTKTVSVMRNNKVHADLDKRQDRIMMLTDALKPRSPSFVNAHEDVHDAKENKGVNKYRLIGKHIDCVSLIVFLILWLLVTLSFLFDMAF; encoded by the exons ATGAAGACAATCTATTTGATGGCTGCTTGGTTAGCAGTCAGTTTAATGAAGCATGAAGTTGAAGGTCAGAGTTACAACAGTACTGTGGACATCATGAAGGACCTGATAGAGAACGGAAACTACCACACAGAGGTGCGTCCACTCAAGGACCAGTCAAAGGTCATGCGTGTGTTCGTAGACGTTGAACTGGTCTCCATTGTGGGTATCGATGACGTGGCTCAGAGCTTCACAATCAATGGCTTTGTGATCTTCAATTGGCTGGACGAG ATTTTAGTTTGGGATCCTAAGGATTACGGCAACCAGACATTGATACATCCAGTACCAGAAAAAATTTGGAGACCACGGGTATTTTTGTTGAATACACTTGGAGACAGGGATCTATTTAAAGATGATGTAGC TCCAGCGATGGTGACTAATAGCGGATATGCTGGCTGGGTGCCTGGCAGCTTAATCCCAGCATCGTGTGAACTACATTTAGAAGATTACCCTTTTGATCAGCAGACGTGTACCATCAAT TTCGTGTCAATGAGTCACAGTACGTTAGAACTTGTTTTTGTTGCCAACTCTCCGAAGATACTTCTGGATTTCTTCATAAAACATGGCGAATGGGAGTTAAAAGATACAAACTTAACCATCAAAGAACTCGTGGCTGCCGGCTGGAAAGGTTCTACAATAGAG TCTAGAGTGCTTGACTGTTGTCCTCTCCAGTTGAAGTTTGAACTCAAGCGACGCCCAACTTTCCTTCTCATCAACATCGTCTTACCAGTTGTCTTTTTATCTTTCCTCAACATTCTGGTCTTCATCATCCCGGCGGACTCAGGGGAGAAGATCAGCTACG GTATCACAGTACTTTTGGCTCTGTCTGTGTTTCTTAGCATTGTGGGCAGTTTGCTGCCCAGGTCAGGGGAAGCGACTCCAAAGCTGACCATCTACCTCTTCTTGCTTCTTATTATCTCCATGCTGACGGTTATTGACAGTATTATCATTGTCTACCTGGCACACAAAGATGAG caAGAAACGATGCACCGAAGAGCCAAAGAAAATTTCCAGAGCGCCTTCTCCAAGACCCAGACATTGACTAAAACAGTCTCCGTCATGAGGAACAACAAGGTCCACGCTGACCTCGACAAGCGTCAGGATCGTATAATGATGCTGACTGATGCCCTGAAACCGAGAAGTCCGTCTTTCGTTAATGCTCATGAAGATGTGCACGACGCTAAGGAGAACAAGGGAGTCAACAAGTACAGACTTATAGGGAAACACATTGACTGTGTGTCTTTGATCGTGTTTCTCATTTTGTGGCTCTTAGTGACATTGTCATTTCTGTTCGATATGGCATTTTAA
- the LOC106058220 gene encoding neuronal acetylcholine receptor subunit beta-4-like, which yields MLTFFNDRLDKQNYNPQIRPLIDQSHVLEVTVLFELVSIVEVNEVTQSFNCNGFLFFNWTDEILAWNKTDNVDNGIHPLPADIWRPRVIQMNTLEKRDLFDDDKAPLFVLRNGTVIWVPGSLFPTSCQLNMTNYPFDQQTCHIKLVAMSHDERELQFRALYPYARNETYTLNGEWDLLKTEVRTETFDASYVNLSSIQVLFVMKRRPTFFLLNILFPVVFLSFLNIFVFVIPAESGEKISYGITVLLAISVYMSTVSGMLPRASETLPYVIIYLFILLILSMITVICSIIIVQLHNMEEKEDMLQRVKENFGAAFSKVNLLRRAVTAFSNKEKLSAKNDSGVEDMSAHHRPSQNKPKGHVAADEEQKVIQLPKINQYKVIGRHINIVLFLVFLVMYVALTLGFILSISSD from the exons ATGCTGACATTTTTCAATGACAGGCTGGACAAACAGAACTACAACCCACAGATCAGGCCACTGATTGACCAAAGTCATGTCCTCGAAGTGACCGTATTGTTTGAGCTGGTGTCCATAGTGGAGGTCAACGAGGTCACACAGAGTTTCAATTGCAACGGCTTCCTGTTTTTTAATTGGACTGATGAG ATTCTTGCCTGGAATAAAACAGATAACGTTGACAACGGGATTCACCCTCTGCCAGCAGATATTTGGAGGCCTCGAGTTATACAGATGAATACACTTGAGAAAAGAGATCTATTTGATGACGACAAAGC TCCCTTGTTTGTACTTAGAAATGGCACAGTGATCTGGGTACCTGGAAGCTTGTTTCCCACGTCTTGTCAACTGAATATGACGAATTACCCTTTCGATCAGCAGACGTGTCATATAAAG CTGGTCGCTATGTCGCACGACGAAAGAGAACTCCAGTTTAGAGCGCTGTACCCCTATGCCAGAAATGAAACCTACACACTTAATGGCGAATGGGACTTGCTCAAAACGGAGGTCAGAACAGAGACATTTGATGCCAGCTATGTGAATCTATCATCCATACAG GTCCTCTTTGTGATGAAGCGAAGGCCAACGTTCTTCCTTCTCAACATTCTGTTCCcagttgtctttctttctttcctcaacatttttgtttttgtcatcCCGGCGGAGTCAGGGGAGAAAATTAGTTACG GCATAACAGTGTTACTTGCCATTTCGGTGTACATGAGCACTGTGAGTGGCATGTTACCGAGAGCATCAGAGACACTGCCCTATGTCATCATCTATCTCTTCATCTTACTCATCCTGTCCATGATCACAGTCATCTGCAGCATCATCATAGTACAACTGCACAACATGGAAGAG AAAGAAGATATGCTacaaagagtgaaagagaattTCGGAGCTGCATTTTCCAAGGTGAATCTATTACGCCGGGCAGTAACTGCATTTTCTAACAAAGAGAAATTGTCGGCCAAGAATGATTCCGGTGTTGAGGATATGTCAGCCCATCACAGACCAAGTCAAAACAAGCCAAAAGGTCACGTCGCAGCAGATGAAGAGCAGAAAGTAATCCAGCTACCAAAAATCAACCAGTACAAAGTAATCGGAAGACATATTAATATAGTTTTGTTTCTGGTATTTCTGGTTATGTACGTTGCGCTAACACTTGGGTTTATTCTAAGTATTTCTTCAGACTAg